Genomic segment of Eupeodes corollae chromosome 2, idEupCoro1.1, whole genome shotgun sequence:
tatctaattttttgaCCTCGAACTCCAGTTTCAATATGGCAAagatgttatttttctttttaacagcTTAGGtacttaaatacttaaaatttctttgtataatttttgtatggctTGTTTTGGTTCGTCTTAGATGCGTATATTACGCTTTAAACAGCAAAACCAGATTTATCTCACACTGCACAGAcgtttttaatgcatttttcttatattatttgATACCCGTTCTTGAActtaatatgtacataaaaacgCACGCAACTCAACCCGCATCAACATGCGGAAGACATATTCGTAACAAAGTAAACAGCCAGTCATGCAAAAGTCATTTTTGCATCATCTTACATTATTATTCGATGTATTTccattttctttattataaattattatttttatagtcATTCTCTCCATGAAtctttttaaagacattttggTTTGTTTGAAGTTTAAGCTCTTGTGTATTcctgtaaatatttttacattttgttttattaaaacgaTACAAAGAAACTAAAAGTAaattggatagaatacaaattacTCTATTACATGATAAATATACCGATGGTCTTATCTTTAATAAATCGCTAAGCACACTTTTAGGCATTGCCATTGTAGccagtttaaattttaacagcgGTAACCATTAATAAGGTTGGAATTAAATATATTCACAAGTGGTGTAGCTGCTATGACCAGTCAGTAGCACCTTCATTGAAGTCGTCCTATTTTCCAGACTTTTCCTTtctataaatttagtttttcaaccatttcttaaatgatggacataaatattaaaacgaATCTTCCCCCACttaaaaaaatccttataaatgacaatattactcgcacacaggaatggttaacagttgaaagtcactaggcactagttctcaatttatttatttattaattttcgttAGTCTATTATTAATATCATtttcagtctgcttactcgaaAACTAATGTTTTGTGTGAACCTGattgtttttcttgaatttaaaaaaagccttACACTCTTTAGGTCCgtcataaaaatagtttgtaaTTGAAGTTTTAGAAacttcaatttcttttaagaaaataaaaaatgctgtttttaCAGAATATAAGAATGCGATACTCTCTCAGGGAAGGGGGTCTTGTCCCAATGACCCTCCCCCTGGAAAGGCTTTTAAGATGATCATTGATGCAATCAATTTCAATGGATTCGTTACTTGTTGTTGACTTAAATAATGTATCAAACtatttttcaagtttgaacGTATGCTTACTATGTATGTAGGAatctttcaaatcaaaaaagtcATACATTTAAGATTCAATGATAATCGAATtgacttttataaatatgttagtttgcttaaatatataaataaatatttaattttattattcaaatatatatcCTAACAAGATTGAATAAACTTTATGAATAAAACACATTTATGAACATACgtctgtttaaaatttattttcgtttttttctttgatggtcaaaactttcttctccaatattttgatcaaatatttcttcaattacttgaagaACTCTCAATCGAAATTTTCGATTTTGTCGATCATCCATTTTTCGTACATCACGtaatagacttttgaaaaaattcatatCAGAATCGTCttgattttcttcttcttcgttctGCTTACGGCTCCGTGGTTTACTCATAAAAGGCTCTGCTTCATCAATCATTTCAAAGAACTGATCATTATTACCACATTCTTCAATGTCGTTTTTAATTGGAGATTTATCTCTTATCGGTGGAATTGTTGATGATATAGATTCCAGTTCGTTATCATTTGGAAAAGATTCAGTTGCATCATTGATTTGAATTTCATCAAGGAATGGACCTGGTTTGGAATCCTCAGATTCATCACGAAGCTCGATTGTACTTTGATTGTGATTGTACTTTTTAGAAATGGTAGGAAATGGCAGAAGAAAATGGAGATGTGGTGTAAGATAATACGGCTTGGTTCTTCGGTTGCCCTTTTTCATTGAATGCCTCTTAATACTTCTAAACAGTGCATCTCGAATTTTTCGCCAGCGTTCAGGGCAGCTATCGactgtcaataaaataaaataaaattagaaaatgcggaaacaacataaaaattatGTATAGATGAATGTATGTCATGtcaaatgttacaaaaaaaaagtttaattgcaaAGCTTCCTAAAACTACTTATTAATCTGCTAAAGTTGCAGTTCTTCGAAGAAATATCGAAAGATATCCCCTGCACATACTTAAGCCTATCCCATGCCAAAAACTTTGCATTTGTTGAGCCTTTTAATAACATCTGTTTCTTAaggttttaaatcaatttaactaAACTCCAGAGGGCAGTAATGCCCGACCCTTTGGTATTTACGTGCCATTTTAACATCCCATACGAGGTTAGAGGAACCGAAACAGTGCTTTTGTTGAATTTCGTATTCTGTAACACAATTTTGATGGGCGACAAAATTACGTTCTAGTCTAACTTTTGTATTCTAATTAAAATCTCTTGAATTTGttttatcacatcaggtttttaaaatatgcttatttaaaaatgttaaacaacaaCGAGGTTTTTAAAGctaaatttaatctaaaaatacctctaaaaaatacattctatgatgattttgcaaagttcAAATCCTTTTCTTTTAGAtgcaatttaaatcatttttgtatcttatctatgtagtttctggaaattcttaaatagttaTAAGTTTTTATTCGACTCTATGTGAAATTTAagcaaaccttgaatttaatactttcatagttttaaagAATACGTTTTCGAGTTAGTTTGTAGTGCATATTTCGTAcctaaagtttgattttaactatttgcttaagttttaaaaatactcgttttaattttttttatttgtggaatatacgtatttaaaaaatttgatataaCAGAATTGTTTCGCCAGTAGATTGGTTGCAAGAACACAACTTACTTTCAAACGATtatgcctttttttaaatataaggccatcaaaacccattcgaaaattttatttgcCAGGAAGAAAACCGACCACGTGTATTGGTGACAAAAGTATCGTCGTAATGTTTCTTACCTCACCCGTTCTAGAAGTTATTTTAACGGGTGTGCTTATTTTGGTCTTATTGTATTCggacaaaaaaaactatttgaaaatcATGTTCATACTCTTAACTTAACATTCATACTGAAGTCATACTGTCTGAAAGATTTTTTGGCAATAAGAGTACAAAGGTTTAAAGCcaaaaaatcaagatttttcAGAATTTGTACTTTCAGCTTTTAGCTCAAATATCCCAAAATTTACTAGAtcgattttgaaattgtttttggcATTAATATTCAGTTCAgtctaattttttatttgatctttATGGTCGTTTACTGACTGGAATTATCAAAActtttacacaattttaaatgGATTGTATATTAACTATTTACaaacagctatggccaaaataataagaacacCTAACACGATGGgctacttttatttgtttttacgtttgttttgttttgaataaatatattatatttttagcaGATAGTTTAtgatgacaactttaaaatcaacaaactttatcaatttatatattattttcaaccgaaaattattaatttaatataaaaaactgGTTCTAAACATAAGTAGACTTcgacaaaattgtaaataaataccTGTTATATCCAAGCACACTTGTGCGccccaacaaatttcaaacaaagataAACCCACGCAAAATCttgacttcaaattcaattaaacacattgtaataattcttcaaagatgatgcaacgataataaacataaattgcatATCAGCACTTCTTGGCCTTCAGCCTTGTGCAAGAGTATCAAATGgatatcaaaagtatttgacaaTATTGAATCATTGCATCATCCGCAGTCAAACAAAGGTTTGCTGCGTTagcatattaataatataaaagggATCTCCAGATCTCtttctagtttagttttttcacaAGTTTATCAACGTATAGCCGATGATTTCCCCCGACCAACGGTAAGGGATCTGACgcttaaataaaagtgtttttaattaaaataaaacggtcTTTTATTTCGGTTGCCCTGTTCCCAGAACaggaagaaagattttttttgaatctttgagaaaactcaattaaaattggCGCAGTCGGTAGGATTCCAGTCagattataagtgaaaattataaGAGACATGGTAATCCAGTGGTCGAAccggaattaaatttttttctcgcgacccaaaaaatttgtttttattgtgaaaattaataaatgcaaaaacGTGTTTtagttaacaataaaaaataaatgcaacaaaaaaaaaaaaaaaattaaataaagtaaaagtgATTAATTTTCGAACGAAAATCGTGAATttcatttaactaaatttaattacaaaaaaataataatttttcgaacgaaaatcgaaaattattaaaaaggaaaaattatttaGTAACCAACGCCAGTGAATATGGTTAATGTTGCGAAGCCTCATAGAGAGGAAATAATTTTCAGTGAAGAGTGAAAAGTGGAAGAGTAGAAGTGAAATTAAAGGCTGATgaacaattataattaataaattaattgaaaaaacccTATAATGaaaattgagtaaaaataaaaaaaaaatgagtgagtgagaaaaagaaaaattaatagataaataaaaagaacataaaaaaaatataatttttttttatacaaaagcaaaagtgcaaacaaattaaaaacaaaataaaaaataataaaccaaaaGGAACGATAACAAGCAAAACCAAAAAGGTTAAATGCAACAAATAGtgcaactaaaagaaaaaaattaaaatttatggtTCAAATTATATGTGGAAAATCCACTTGAACCCAACGTTGATGTAAGTGGCATGATCTAAAGCCCCAACGAGATCAAGTTGATGAACCGAATCAGAAGAGATTCGCAACGAGCTGAATTAAGGCAGCTAAACTACAACCAGCAAAGAAACTTTCAAGAACAAGCAGACAACATGGAACCATCAGTagcacaacaacagcaacagcagcaacagcagccgCAACAACCACCATTAGTAGGaggtaataataatttaagatctTTGGAATTAAATCCCCTTAAATATATAGaaagattacaaaattttgacgGTAAAACCGAAGACCtccctatttttatttcaaatgtggATGATATAATCCCCACATTATTAACTTATAatgacatttctcaaaaaatgtgt
This window contains:
- the LOC129945484 gene encoding transcription factor Adf-1-like; the protein is MKTSAEKLNIHFVKMVETNPCIWDTSSKDYRNKKLLKSAWHKISKEINEPVDSCPERWRKIRDALFRSIKRHSMKKGNRRTKPYYLTPHLHFLLPFPTISKKYNHNQSTIELRDESEDSKPGPFLDEIQINDATESFPNDNELESISSTIPPIRDKSPIKNDIEECGNNDQFFEMIDEAEPFMSKPRSRKQNEEEENQDDSDMNFFKSLLRDVRKMDDRQNRKFRLRVLQVIEEIFDQNIGEESFDHQRKKRK